Proteins encoded together in one Staphylococcus aureus window:
- the qoxA gene encoding cytochrome aa3 quinol oxidase subunit II, whose translation MSKFKSLLLLFGTLILLSGCSNIEIFNAKGPVASSQKFLILYSIVFMLVICFVVLGMFAIFIYKYSYNKNAESGKMHHNAIIETIWFVIPIIIVAALAIPTVKTLYDYEKPPKSEKDPMVVYAVSAGYKWFFAYPDEHIETVNTLTIPKDRPVVFKLQAMDTMTSFWIPQLGGQKYAMTGMTMNWTLEASQTGTFRGRNSNFNGEGFSRQTFKVNAVSQKDYDKWVKEVKGKKTLDQDTFDKQLLPSTPNKALEFNGTHMAFVDPAADPEYIFYAYKRFNFELKDPNFTSEENMFKDVSDKPLIPARKAQITNANYKRHGMKLMILGNDEPYNNEFKKDESKNAKEMKKISKDAQDQDNDDHGRGH comes from the coding sequence GTGTCAAAATTTAAGTCTTTGCTTCTATTATTTGGCACACTAATTTTACTTAGTGGTTGTTCAAATATAGAAATTTTCAACGCAAAAGGGCCAGTAGCAAGTAGTCAGAAGTTCTTGATTCTTTATTCAATCGTCTTCATGCTTGTTATTTGTTTCGTTGTACTTGGCATGTTCGCCATTTTTATTTACAAGTATAGTTATAATAAGAATGCCGAATCTGGTAAGATGCACCATAATGCCATCATTGAAACAATATGGTTTGTAATACCTATCATAATCGTTGCTGCTTTAGCTATTCCTACAGTTAAAACTTTATACGATTACGAAAAACCACCGAAGAGTGAGAAAGATCCAATGGTTGTATATGCAGTAAGTGCAGGATACAAATGGTTCTTTGCTTATCCAGATGAACATATAGAGACTGTTAATACATTAACAATCCCTAAAGATCGTCCTGTTGTATTTAAGCTTCAAGCTATGGATACAATGACAAGTTTCTGGATTCCACAATTAGGTGGTCAAAAATATGCCATGACTGGCATGACAATGAATTGGACGTTAGAAGCATCTCAAACTGGTACGTTCAGAGGTCGTAACTCTAACTTCAATGGTGAAGGATTCTCACGTCAAACATTTAAAGTAAATGCCGTTAGTCAAAAAGACTACGACAAATGGGTGAAAGAAGTTAAAGGTAAGAAAACGTTAGATCAAGATACATTTGATAAACAATTATTACCAAGCACACCTAATAAAGCTTTAGAATTTAATGGTACACATATGGCGTTTGTTGATCCAGCAGCCGATCCAGAATACATCTTCTATGCATATAAACGTTTCAATTTCGAATTGAAAGATCCAAACTTCACTAGTGAAGAAAATATGTTTAAAGATGTATCAGACAAACCATTAATACCTGCTCGTAAAGCTCAAATTACAAATGCGAACTATAAACGACATGGTATGAAGTTGATGATTCTTGGAAATGACGAACCATATAACAATGAGTTCAAGAAAGATGAATCGAAAAATGCGAAAGAAATGAAGAAAATTTCAAAAGATGCGCAAGATCAAGACAATGATGATCATGGACGTGGACATTAA
- a CDS encoding DUF5011 domain-containing protein translates to MNKLLQSLSALGVSATLVTPNLNADATTNTTPQIKGANDIVIKKGQDYNLLNGISAFDKEDGDLTDKIKVDGQIDTSKSGKYQIKYHVTDSDGAIKISTRYIEVK, encoded by the coding sequence ATGAATAAACTATTACAGTCATTATCAGCCCTCGGTGTTTCTGCTACACTAGTAACACCAAATTTAAATGCAGATGCAACGACGAATACTACACCACAAATTAAAGGCGCTAATGATATCGTTATTAAGAAAGGTCAAGATTATAACCTTCTAAACGGCATAAGTGCATTTGATAAAGAAGATGGAGATTTAACCGATAAAATTAAAGTCGATGGCCAAATTGATACATCTAAATCTGGTAAATATCAAATTAAATATCATGTCACTGATTCAGATGGTGCAATTAAAATTTCCACTAGGTATATTGAGGTTAAATAG